GAATGATCGAATCTCTACAGGAGCATTGCAATGGCGACGAGAAATGAGTGGCGCAAAGACCAAAATGCATTGACCAGGGATATATTGGAACGGGTAGATAGTATTGCCTTCTCGTTTGATCTGTCTGGACGAAACAAGGGGTGTACGCTCAACCATCTTGACGGGAGCTATGGGTACATTACCCTCCAGGATGCCCTTAGCGGGGACTGGAGAGTGTTCGACTATACAACTGATGAGGTGCTTGCTACTTACAATTCAATCTCTGCTGTCATCAAGGGTGGATGGAAGGTAAGCACGTGAGCACAGCATCAGACTTCAAAGATGCATACAGGAGGTTAGCTATTGAAAATTCCTTACCATGGAGCCGGGGTGCTTCTCTGGGCTAAAGATGAAGACGATAAGATGGTAATACTTCTCGGCAAGCGTTCGATTAATCCCGAAAAGGGCAAATGGTCTATTCCGGGAGGGGGGTGGGACCTGAGGAAAGATTCGTTTGACGACAAAGGCCATCCAAATTACCTCAAAACAGCTATTAAGGAAACCAACGAGGAACTGCATTTCCTCATAGAAGACGTTACCTCAATTGTCCCTATCTGGAGAATCCATATACCTGCCTTTCACTTTGCAGTGTATTCCTTTCAATTGCCCAGCCAACGTATATTTCATCATAATTATGAGTTTTTCGAGACAAAGTGGTTCCCTGCAGAAGCTTTGCCTCCATCCTGCGTGATGTTTGTGGAATCCCAGGTTGCAGCTGCAATGAGAAAGAAGTCCAAATAAGCATAGCGGAGAATGGGGCTGTAATTCCCCTAAACCGGTAAATTCCCTTGAAAACCAAAGGAAAGGCACTTTTACCTGTACGCAGGACGAAGCTACCAGAAAATGACCAAGTTACTATAATGCCTTTGCTATCGCTTGGGCCAACCCTTGGGGATTCTCCCAAGCCATTGAATGCCCTGCATCCCTGACAACCTGAATTTCTATTCCCTGGGAAGAAAGTTCTTGGTACTCAGGCGTAGGGAGGGTTCTTTCACCAAAGATGAAGGTTTTTTTACAAGGAAGGGTATACAATATTTCTCTCCAAGAAGGAGTGACTCCTTCTGCTGCAGATTTTGCAATGAGATAGGTTGCTTTTGGTGACCAGTGTGATAGAGTCGCTGCCCACATGGTATTTCCCGTACTCCTGCTCTCTTCGATCAACTGGAGGAATCCTTTTGCAAGGAAGGATTCCTGCGATTGGTCCGCGATGAATTTGCTGGTAGAACCTTCTGGGCTTGCATCGAGATTTGCTTCACTCAGGATAATGGAAGAAACCTTTTTCCTATCCAGATTGGCAAGCGACAGGGCAATTGCGCCTCCCAGGCTATGTCCAAAAACAGTATAGGTATCCCAGTGGAGATGCGAAACCAATTGTTGGAGACTGCTGGCATGTTCTTCGACTGAATAGCCAAAATTTTCAGGTTGATCACTATATCCTGATCCGAATATATCCACGGCAACACAATGGGCATGTTTCAATTCGGATTGTGCCAGTACCTGTGGATAATCAAAGGATCCGGCGCATCCAAGACCATGGATGAAAAGGATGGGAACTCCCTCTCCGGGGAAATCATTATAGCGAAGTATGCCAGGTACGGTAGGAACAAGAAATTCTTTCATTGTTGGCAATCCTCTATTTATGCAAAAGGGCCTCAGGTTGAACACTTTATAATGAATCGTATATTGAAGTTTTCTGTATGTCAAACACTAGTGTCCGTACTAACGGTTCTGTCGGTACAGGGAAAAACTTCCACATTTTCAAAATCTACAGCAATCATGATGCCCCTAGGGAAAACCGATGGTTGCCAATGCACAACTACACCCAAGGTTGTGGATTCTATGGGTTTCAAGTATGGATATTGGCTCCTTCTTTTCCTATAAAATCCTGTTAGCAATGCTCTGTTTCAACGATTTCTGTGAAAATATGGATGTTATAACTGGTACTGGCATGCGATTTGATTATGAATCCTGTCCGTATCGTTGCATGGATAGTGAAACACAAAAGGTTGCATTAGGGGTCTATGTATTGGATACGTGTCACTGATTTCTTTAAGAATCAATAACACACCCTTACATAACGGACTAACGCCCCTTTGCTGACTGTGCATCGATCTACAATGGTAAAGCCTGCAGCAGTTATATCGTCGTCCATATCTGAGCAGGTAATTATTACTAGTTTTTTGGTTATGCCCCTGGAAGAATTAATGATATCCTTCTGTTGTATATAAGTAACATGGGAGAATAATCCATAGGGTAAATCAATAATTGAAACATCATACCTTTCGGTTATCTCATTCATATCAGCTTTTACAATACAATTATCATATCCAAAGTAAGAAACATTCTGCTTGGCTTGTTCTGAAATGATCCAGCTAATCTCATACCCGACCACAGGAATTGCCAAGGACAAAGCTTCAAGCACTACCGTTCCAATTCCGCAACAAGGATCCACTAATCTAGCTTGTAGCTGCTGTCCAATAGCAATATTGACAATAGTCCGAGCTATACGTGTTTCTAAGGAATTACTATTTGTGTAAGGTTTCAGATTGTGCTTTTCCCAAGGATTCTCATTCTTTTCGTATATACCAAAAATCCAAAAGCCATCAATGAGTGTAGTACCAAATTGTGTAGAAGGGTTTTTCATATCCACTTCACCCTGAATAACTTTCCCTAAAGCTGTAACACTTTGTATCCAGGTTGCATAACCGAGCTCTCCTTCCTCAATTCTAAATCTTGCAAATTTAAAATTGTTACAGGTCAGTTTCTCATCAATTAGAAGCTGTACTAATTCTTCCAAGGTGGAAGCCGTAAAAAGAATAGAAACTCTTAATTTTATAAAGGGACTACGCGATGGGTCGATGTTTTGAGAAGAAAAAAAATATTTTTTGGTTGGGGCCTTTCCAAAAAGGCTTTTCATTTCCAAAAGACATAAATCCTTCTCAATTAAGGGATAATTAATAACATAAAAATAGTTTTGCTCACTAGGGTTGCTCAATAGTATACCTTTCTTTCCTTATGAAAACTTCTCGTCTATGGTAAGCCCATGAGCCACAGGACAGGTTCAAGGCAACAAATCCGCTCACTTTTCTACACGTTCGACAAATCGAAACTCTTGCAAGCCCTTCTTGGAACTCTTTACTTCATCTTCCTTTCAATCACCTTGAAATGAGTCTTCATGGAAAAGTTGCCAAAAGCAATAGCTTCGCCACTATTTTCTGTACGGCCTGTTCTTCCTATCCTGTGGATAAAAAAGTTAGGAGAACGAGGCAGTTCATAGTTTATTACAGAAGGAAGGATATCGATAGCAATGCCTCTGTAGAGAGGATTGGTAGGAACCAACCCTCTCAATGTTCCCTCCTGAAAGATTGTAAGGAGATCTGCCTTGGCCTCGATATCATTTTTTTGTAATGTTTCTACAACCTTTCTACCTTTGCTTTACGGGCTCCCTTGGATCTGCTTTTTCATCTATCCCAATACCTAGGATATCCCTGTTTCCCAGGATTGCTTCTGTTTGAATAGGAGAGGGGGTTGTTAGGTTTGCCTGCCCTAACGTAGTTGCAAGAGACGGCGAGATTCCCAAAGAACTAAATGAACTATGGACTTAATCCTTTTTCACTACTTATTTAACTTTATCTATCCATTGGGAATCATACGCTATTGCCTCTTGCTAGTACATAGGTGTTTTGATCATTGCAAGGTATGGGAAAAATCTTCTTGTAACTACCAGGGAAGTTTTATCCCGGCTGAGTCAAGTCTTTGGAATCTGGAATTCCTGAACAAAAACAAATAAACAAGGCCATAGACTGTGGACTCTGCGAGTTTCAAAATTGGCACCCAATTTCTTCAAATGCTGTCAGTAATGCCCTTTTTTCACTGGTATTTCATACTAATATACAAGGCCTTCTCTCCATCGATATTCTGATAATAGGTAGCATATAAGAGCATAAATATTACTATAAAAAGAATTAGGAAAGGAAAAGATTCTTGTTGACAAATGAAAAAATGGTGATACTATGAATTAAAAATTGTATCCAATGTCCAGTATCCACTGGATAAAAATTGGGGAAAAAAGGAGAACACATGAAAAAGAAGGGTTTTGCTGTTCTGGTTCTTTTGCTTTGTGCGCTAGCACTATTTGCAAATGGATCATCTGAAACCGGTGGAGAGGGAAAGAAGAAGATTACCTTGAGAATAGGTTCTGGTCACTCAACTTCAAATCCTTGGATCACTGCCTTGGAAGATTACTTCGTGAAAAATGTTTCTGAACGTGTTAAAAACGAAACAAACTATGAAATCAACTGGGTAAAGAACTATGGTGGTTCTGTAATAACCCTTGGAAATGAATTGCAAGGCGTGCAAGATGGACTGGTTGACATCGGATGCACAATCCTCGTCTTTGAAGCCTCGCGGTTGCCTTTGGTTGACATGGTATATAGTATGCCGTTCTCATGTTCCGATCCTCTTATCGTTGCTGACGTAGTAAAGGCTATGTATAAAGAATACCCTGAGTTCACCACCGTATATGAAGAGAAGTTCAATCAGCATTATCTTGGTATTGGTGTATCTGATCCGTATGGATTCTTTTCCACCAAAGAAGTCAAATCTCTTGATGATGTTGCAGGAATGAAGATTGGTGCCGCAGGCATAAATCTTGCCTGGATTGAAGGTTCCGGTGCTGCAGGAGTTCAGACTTCATTAAATGATACGTACCAGAATTTGCAGACGAACGTTTGTCAGGCAACAATCCAGCCCACCCATTCTTGTATCAATTTGAAGGTTCCTGAAGTTGCTCCTTATTATTTGGATGCCAATTTCAATGTTGTTCCGTTCAACTCCGTTACCGTAAATAAGCAAACGTGGGATTCCCTTCCAAAGGAAGTTCAAACAATCTTGACCGAAGTTGGTGATGGATATCTTGATTATGAAGCAAAGTATATTAATTCAGTTCATGAAAAAGATCTGAGTGATGTCGTAAAGATGGGTGGGAAAGTAATTACTCTTTCAAGAGCAGAGCAAGTGAGATGGGCAGCATCTCTTCCCGATATTGTAAATGACTTGGTAAAGCGGTTGAATAATGCCGGATTCAGAGGTTCTGAGATAGTTGAACGCTATTATCAGCTACTTGAAGAAAGAGGTGTTGAGCGTATCCGCAACTGGAACACTGCAAATACAAAATAAAGATGTGAAGTGGCTTTGTTCACTAAGGATGAAGCCACTTCTATATCCTTTGACTGAAGGAATGCAAGGTGTTTACTCATTGATTGGAGGGCAGTGTATGGATGTGATACGGAAAATAAGTAAGGGATTTGAAAAGTTTCTATCATGGATGGATGGTATTGCATCAATCTCGATTGCTGTAATTATGGTGTTGATCACTGCTGATGTGCTTAGCAGATTGCTGTTTAACAAACCTTTTGTTGGAACTGCCGAGATAGTGAGTAGCATTATCATCATTGTCTGTTTTTTGGAGATTCCCTACGTCTCGATGAGAAAAGGGCATGTCAGGACAACTGTCCTGTATGACATGGTAGGAAGAAAAGGGAAGGATATTATCGATATTGTTGCTTGTCTTCTTGGGATAGTTGCTTATGGATTAATAATTAAAGCAAGCTTTCCCGGTTTCTTGAATGCAATTGATATCAATGAGGCTGAAATTGCAGGATCTTTCCGAATTACAACGGTTCCAGGGAGATTTGCCATCATTTTCGGATCCGTATTGATGATATTGGAATTCCTGAATCAGATAATCAAGTACTCCTATGACCTTGTTACGGGAAAATCCAGTGAAGGTGAAGGAGGATCTAAATGAGTCCAATTGTTATTGCGGTTTTCTCGTTGGCTTTGCTGTTGATCCTAATTTTCAGCGGAGTACATTTGAATATCTCCTTGATGATTACCAGCTTTGCAACTGTTCTACTGTTTACCGGCAGGATTAATGTTGCAATGAATGTATTGTCCCAGTCTGCATGGGGTTCCGTTCGACAATACATGTTTGGAGTAATCCCTCTGTTCGTTTTGATGGGGATGCTTGCAAATCTGTCAGGGGCCAGTAGTGATTTGTATGATGCAGCAGCGCTTATGCTGAAAAAAGTACGTGGCGGTGTAGGTATTGCTACCGTCATTGCGAATGCTATCTTTGCAGCCATTACCGGGGTTACCGTTGCTTCTGCTGCAATCTTTACAAAAATTGCACTTCCTCAAATGAATAGATTGAAATATGAAAAGAAGTTCTCTTTGGGAACGATTGCAGGTTCTGCAATTTTGGGAATGTTGATTCCTCCCAGCTTGTTGATGATTGTATATGGATCTCAAGCTGATGTTTCCATTGGAAAGCTCTTCGTTGCGGCTATTGTTCCTGGGCTTATTATGACCTTTGCATTTATTTTGGTTATAGCGGTCGTAGGAAAAGTAAAGCCTGAATATATTCCTGTGGTAGAAGAACTCTCTGAGTTTGAAAAAGAAAATTATTGGAAAATTGTACTGAAACCTTGGCCGATTATTATGTTGATTCTTGTTACCCTGGGAGGTATTTGGGGAGGCTTTTTTACTCCGACGGAGGCTGGCGGTATTGGTGCATTTGGTGCTTTTGTTTTGGTACTCTTTAAGAAGGGATTCAATAGAGAAGAGATTTGGGAGACTCTCTTATCAGCAGGAGCTACCTCAGGGAGTGTTTTAATCCTTCTCATTTCGGCTTCCACCTACTCAAAAACACTTTCAATGTGCGGAATTATTAATTCGATAAGCTTCTTTGTTGAAGGTCTTACCATTCCTCCTCTTGGTATCATCCTGATTTTCATGTTCATACTCATGGTTCTTGGATGTATTCTTGACTCCACTTCAATCCTATTACTGACCACGCCACTGATGTGTCCCATCGTTCAGGATTTGGGCTATGACATGGTTTGGTTTGGAATCATCATGATTATTGCAATTGAGACTGGAATGGTTACTCCGCCGTTTGGCATGAATGTATTTACGGTTAAGTCCTCACTACAGGGAATTGAAGGGTATGAGGGTACTACGGTGAATGATATCTTCAAAGGATCGACATGGTATCTGATTGCAATTATTGCTGTTGATTTACTGCTGGTTCTTGTGCCAGTTCTTGTTACCTATTTGCCAAACAATATGTAAATAAAATTAATTCGTGAAAGGAGAAAAGTAAAATGAGCGAAATTAGGATCCCGATGGAAAAAACTGCAATTGTGTTGATTGAACCCCAGAATGATTTTTTGTCACACGGTGGAACGATGTTTGCACACATAAAAGAACAACTGGAGGAGAGAAACGTGATCGCCAATCTTCAGGATTTGCTTGCAAGTGCAAGAGGGAAGGTGGCAAAGATTTTCTACTGTCCGTTTCATCCGTTTGATGCTGGGTTCCCAGAGTTGAAGAAAGGTGGCCCTGCTTATGAAGGCCTT
The sequence above is a segment of the Sphaerochaeta pleomorpha str. Grapes genome. Coding sequences within it:
- a CDS encoding NUDIX hydrolase → MKIPYHGAGVLLWAKDEDDKMVILLGKRSINPEKGKWSIPGGGWDLRKDSFDDKGHPNYLKTAIKETNEELHFLIEDVTSIVPIWRIHIPAFHFAVYSFQLPSQRIFHHNYEFFETKWFPAEALPPSCVMFVESQVAAAMRKKSK
- a CDS encoding alpha/beta fold hydrolase encodes the protein MKEFLVPTVPGILRYNDFPGEGVPILFIHGLGCAGSFDYPQVLAQSELKHAHCVAVDIFGSGYSDQPENFGYSVEEHASSLQQLVSHLHWDTYTVFGHSLGGAIALSLANLDRKKVSSIILSEANLDASPEGSTSKFIADQSQESFLAKGFLQLIEESRSTGNTMWAATLSHWSPKATYLIAKSAAEGVTPSWREILYTLPCKKTFIFGERTLPTPEYQELSSQGIEIQVVRDAGHSMAWENPQGLAQAIAKAL
- a CDS encoding TRM11 family SAM-dependent methyltransferase; this encodes MSNPSEQNYFYVINYPLIEKDLCLLEMKSLFGKAPTKKYFFSSQNIDPSRSPFIKLRVSILFTASTLEELVQLLIDEKLTCNNFKFARFRIEEGELGYATWIQSVTALGKVIQGEVDMKNPSTQFGTTLIDGFWIFGIYEKNENPWEKHNLKPYTNSNSLETRIARTIVNIAIGQQLQARLVDPCCGIGTVVLEALSLAIPVVGYEISWIISEQAKQNVSYFGYDNCIVKADMNEITERYDVSIIDLPYGLFSHVTYIQQKDIINSSRGITKKLVIITCSDMDDDITAAGFTIVDRCTVSKGALVRYVRVCY
- a CDS encoding helicase-related protein, which encodes MEAKADLLTIFQEGTLRGLVPTNPLYRGIAIDILPSVINYELPRSPNFFIHRIGRTGRTENSGEAIAFGNFSMKTHFKVIERKMK
- a CDS encoding C4-dicarboxylate TRAP transporter substrate-binding protein, which encodes MKKKGFAVLVLLLCALALFANGSSETGGEGKKKITLRIGSGHSTSNPWITALEDYFVKNVSERVKNETNYEINWVKNYGGSVITLGNELQGVQDGLVDIGCTILVFEASRLPLVDMVYSMPFSCSDPLIVADVVKAMYKEYPEFTTVYEEKFNQHYLGIGVSDPYGFFSTKEVKSLDDVAGMKIGAAGINLAWIEGSGAAGVQTSLNDTYQNLQTNVCQATIQPTHSCINLKVPEVAPYYLDANFNVVPFNSVTVNKQTWDSLPKEVQTILTEVGDGYLDYEAKYINSVHEKDLSDVVKMGGKVITLSRAEQVRWAASLPDIVNDLVKRLNNAGFRGSEIVERYYQLLEERGVERIRNWNTANTK
- a CDS encoding TRAP transporter small permease subunit, producing MDVIRKISKGFEKFLSWMDGIASISIAVIMVLITADVLSRLLFNKPFVGTAEIVSSIIIIVCFLEIPYVSMRKGHVRTTVLYDMVGRKGKDIIDIVACLLGIVAYGLIIKASFPGFLNAIDINEAEIAGSFRITTVPGRFAIIFGSVLMILEFLNQIIKYSYDLVTGKSSEGEGGSK
- a CDS encoding TRAP transporter large permease translates to MSPIVIAVFSLALLLILIFSGVHLNISLMITSFATVLLFTGRINVAMNVLSQSAWGSVRQYMFGVIPLFVLMGMLANLSGASSDLYDAAALMLKKVRGGVGIATVIANAIFAAITGVTVASAAIFTKIALPQMNRLKYEKKFSLGTIAGSAILGMLIPPSLLMIVYGSQADVSIGKLFVAAIVPGLIMTFAFILVIAVVGKVKPEYIPVVEELSEFEKENYWKIVLKPWPIIMLILVTLGGIWGGFFTPTEAGGIGAFGAFVLVLFKKGFNREEIWETLLSAGATSGSVLILLISASTYSKTLSMCGIINSISFFVEGLTIPPLGIILIFMFILMVLGCILDSTSILLLTTPLMCPIVQDLGYDMVWFGIIMIIAIETGMVTPPFGMNVFTVKSSLQGIEGYEGTTVNDIFKGSTWYLIAIIAVDLLLVLVPVLVTYLPNNM